In Danaus plexippus chromosome 17, MEX_DaPlex, whole genome shotgun sequence, one DNA window encodes the following:
- the LOC116771579 gene encoding uncharacterized protein LOC116771579: MHFLSYFILMLSIFFQFIQSNVIGKNNVDLIANNIDTLIKPLRKIYGLFPNREFEMQFDFEQVNYDGSRGTNNKHKTHSIMRTKNVSEAAMTPESNALTTEDPGKKIVRMDDLKKALEEYEKKHSQIDCNTKAPTVESFSMSSIKDNPSLSDVLRLIKKGAVLQNFTPKPDEGGFSWVKIKVPTV; this comes from the exons atgcATTTTTTGTCGTACTTCATATTGATGTTGtcaattttctttcaattcaTACAAAGTAACGTGATCg gtaAAAACAACGTCGACTTAATAGCAAACAATATTGATACGcttataaaacctttaagaaaaatatacg GTCTATTCCCAAATCGGGAGTTTGAAATGCAATTTGATTTCGAACAAGTGAACTACGATGGATCCAGAGGGACCAATAACAAACATAAGACACATTCGATAA tgAGGACTAAAAATGTTTCTGAAG cTGCCATGACTCCTGAATCAAACGCCTTAACAACTGAAG atccaggaaaaaaaattgtccgtATGGATGACCTAAAGAAGGCTTTGGAAGAATATGAGAAAAAGCATTCTCAAA ttgATTGCAATACAAAGGCGCCGACAGTCGAGTCTTTCTCGATGTCAAGCATTAAAGATAATCCTTCGCTATCGGACGTGCTGcgattaattaaaaagg GTGCGGTATTACAGAACTTTACACCGAAGCCTGACGAAGGAGGTTTCAGTTGGGTCAAAATAAAAGTTCCAACTGTATAA